One genomic segment of Spirochaetota bacterium includes these proteins:
- a CDS encoding anti-sigma factor antagonist, whose amino-acid sequence MLFIHHTEISGGKIVIIEVKGGLDSVTSPDFEGYIDRLMEKGKYFIILDGLNLNYVSSEGIGVMLYIQKKIAAQNGFFIVCGLSSEIMTLYRLLGFERVIMLTFTRDEAVQTMEKQLEMRGIPEKGSARERRPVAVPTAAARATAPEARREAHAEAGRPDTLPADGSEGAEVDFDNPLIVECTECKGLIRVRRSGGYQCPYCTTLFTVERDQTVIF is encoded by the coding sequence ATGCTTTTCATCCACCATACAGAGATTTCCGGCGGGAAGATCGTAATCATCGAGGTGAAGGGAGGGCTCGATTCCGTCACCAGCCCTGATTTCGAGGGATACATCGACCGGCTCATGGAAAAGGGCAAGTACTTCATTATCCTGGACGGACTGAACCTGAACTATGTGAGCTCCGAGGGGATCGGGGTGATGCTCTATATCCAGAAAAAGATCGCCGCGCAGAACGGGTTCTTCATCGTATGCGGCCTTTCGTCCGAGATCATGACCCTGTATCGCCTGCTCGGCTTCGAGCGGGTGATCATGCTCACCTTCACGAGGGATGAAGCGGTGCAGACGATGGAAAAGCAGCTCGAGATGAGGGGGATCCCCGAGAAGGGTTCCGCCCGGGAGAGAAGGCCCGTGGCGGTCCCCACTGCCGCGGCGCGCGCGACGGCGCCGGAAGCCCGCAGGGAGGCCCATGCCGAGGCGGGTCGCCCCGACACGCTCCCCGCGGACGGTTCCGAGGGCGCGGAGGTGGATTTCGACAACCCGCTCATCGTCGAGTGTACGGAATGCAAGGGGCTCATCCGGGTCCGGCGCAGCGGCGGATACCAGTGCCCCTACTGCACCACGCTGTTCACTGTGGAACGGGACCAGACGGTTATTTTTTAA